The Sebastes umbrosus isolate fSebUmb1 chromosome 23, fSebUmb1.pri, whole genome shotgun sequence genome contains a region encoding:
- the grip1 gene encoding glutamate receptor-interacting protein 1 isoform X7 — MPGWKKNIPACLQPDQEGDEGPYAKHSAGSRPPDGALAIRRQSIPDEFRGCSVVELMKKEGTTLGLTVSGGIDKDGKPRVSNLRQGGIAARSDQLNVGDYIRAVNGINLAKFRHDEIISLLKNVGERVVLEVEYELPPVSVQGSGVMFKNVEVTLHKEGNSFGFVIRGGAHEDRNKSRPIVITTIRPGGPADREGTVKPGDRLLSIDGIRLHGSTLSEAMSILKQCGQEATLLLEYDVSVMDSVATASGPLLVEVAKATGSSLGVALSTSLFCSKQVIVIDKVKPASIADRCGALHAGDHILSVDGKSMEFCSLAEATQLLSASCQTVRMEILPQHQARPALNAPQHVKVQRSPRTLPWETGGSAPILPPYHYNTYHPDQSGARSHNRHTNNPPLSHSFSPGSMSAYSLSSLNMSTLPRNMYPTSPRGTLMRRKGKKKDFKSSLSLASSTVGLAGQVVHTETTEVMLLGDGIMGFGLQLQGGVFATETLSSPPLIAYIDPDSPAERCGILQIGDRILSINGVPTEDSTLEETNQLLRDSSITAQLTLEIEFDVAESVIPSSGTFHVKLPKKPGVELGITISSPSNRKPGDPLIISDIKKGSVAHRTGTLELGDKLLAIDNIRVENCSMEEAVQILQQCEELVKLKIRKDEDNSDEQEVSGSIIYTVELQRYGGPLGITISGTEEPFDPIIISSLSKGGLAERTGAIHVGDRILAINSSSLKGKPLSEAICLLQQAGETVTLKIKKQGDLSPKSCGIGSGLGMGAGIVHEHQDGVDEPIVMVAPLSSQRAFNTLPSVDSAVESWDGSNMESSFTTPAPPFQSSPYSFHEWRNAKTTNSQSSSSTRQRANPLSDLGLSDDDWDRPPLGGGCNLPSGLISDSRFTVGHDGTEPDQEENFWSQALEDLETCGQSGILRELEATIMSGSSLSLNHDPAPLRSTLGRQASFQERSNSKPQVTTRSNTLPSDPQRRAFAMRKMRQEVNEILNQNPVELHKLTLEKASDLEDFGFSVSDGMLDRGVYVNNIRPGGPAERGGLRAYDRILQINHVRTRDFDCCLVVPLIAESPNHLELVISRNPTSSSLLANHTDGITNSSHSPQPIGSELGPSELCIGHGEDGVPIKWSQPGDGLGAGLGMGQVNNNSL, encoded by the exons atGAGTTTCGGGGCTGCTCGGTGGTGGAGCTGATGAAGAAGGAGGGGACGACGCTCGGACTGACGGTCTCAGGCGGCATCGATAAAGATGGGAAGCCCCGGGTTTCAAACCTGCGACAGGGAGGCATCGCTGCCAG GAGCGACCAGTTGAACGTTGGCGACTACATCCGAGCCGTTAACGGCATCAACCTGGCCAAGTTCAGACACGATGAAATCATCAGTCTGCTGAAGAACGTCGGAGAACGAGTCGTGCTGGAGGTCGAGTACGAACTACCGCCGGTCT CGGtgcaggggtcaggggtcatgTTTAAGAACGTAGAAGTCACGCTTCACAAAGAAGGAAACAGCTTCGGCTTCGTCATCAGAG gtggAGCTCATGAAGACAGGAACAAGTCACGGCCGATAGTCATAACAACAATCCGGCCTGGCGGTCCGGCTGACAG agaaGGAACCGTGAAGCCGGGCGACCGGTTGCTAAGCATCGATGGGATCCGTCTCCACGGCAGCACGCTATCGGAGGCCATGAGCATCCTGAAGCAGTGCGGGCAGGAAGCCACGCTGCTGTTGGAGTACGACGTCTCAGTGATGG ATTCGGTTGCCACGGCGTCCGGGCCGCTGCTGGTGGAGGTTGCCAAGGCGACGGGCTCTAGTCTGGGCGTGGCTCTGTCCACCTCATTGTTCTGCAGCAAGCAGGTCATCGTCATCGACAAGGTCAAACCAGCCAGCATAGCAGACAG GTGTGGTGCTCTTCATGCAGGAGATCACATCCTGTCTGTTGACGGGAAGTCGATGGAGTTTTGTTCTCTGGCTGAAGCCACTCAGCTGCTCTCTGCCTCCTGTCAGACCGTCCGCATGGAGATCCTGCCACAACACCAGGCCCGACCGGCCCTGAACGCACCACAGCACg tcaagGTGCAGCGTAGTCCCCGCACCCTCCCCTGGGAGACTGGAGGCTCCGCTCCCATCCTCCCCCCCTACCACTACAACACGTACCACCCCGACCAATCTGGTGCCAGATCGCACAACCGCCACACAAACAACCCTC ctctcagcCACTCGTTCTCTCCCGGCTCCATGTCGGCCTACAGCCTCTCGTCCCTCAACATGAGCACCCTGCCAAGGAACATGTATCCCACGAGTCCACGGGGCACGCTGATGAGGAGGAAGGGCAAGAAGAAGGACTTCAAGAGTTCCT TGTCTCTTGCGTCCAGCACCGTGGGTCTCGCCGGTCAGGTCGTTCACACGGAAACCACGGAGGTGATGTTGCTAGGCGACGGCATCATGGGGTTCGGCCTGCAGCTGCAGGGTGGAGTCTTCGCCACGGAAACGCTCTCCTCGCCGCCGCTCATCGCTTACATCGACCCCGACAGCCCGGCGGAGAG gtgtggtATCCTGCAGATCGGCGACAGGATTTTGTCCATAAACGGAGTTCCTACTGAAGACTCGACTCTGGAAGAAACTaatcagctgctcagagactcgTCCATCACCGCTCAACTCACACTGGAGATTGAGTTCGACGTGGCCG AGTCGGTCATTCCCAGTTCAGGAACGTTTCATGTGAAGCTCCCAAAGAAACCCGGAGTGGAGCTGGGAATCACCATCAGCT ctccGTCCAACAGGAAACCAGGTGATCCTCTGATCATCTCTGACATCAAGAAAGGCAGCGTcgcacacag gacGGGAACGTTGGAGCTCGGCGACAAGCTGCTCGCCATCGATAACATCCGGGTGGAGAACTGCTCCATGGAGGAAGCTGTTCAGATCCTGCAGCAGTGTGAGGAGCTCGTTAAACTGAAGATCCGAAAAGACGAAGACAACTCGG ATGAACAGGAAGTGTCTGGTAGCATCATCTACACGGTGGAGCTGCAGAGGTACGGAGGCCCGCTGGGAATCACCATCTCCGGCACCGAAGAGCCCTTCGACCCCATCATCATCTCCTCACTGAGCAAGGGAGGGCTGGCTGAGAG GACCGGTGCGATCCATGTCGGTGATCGTATTCTGGCGATCAACAGCAGCAGTCTGAAGGGGAAACCTCTGAGCGAAGCCATCTGTCTGCTGCAACAAGCTGGAGAGACGGTCACACTGAAGATCAAGAAGCAGGGAGACC tgTCCCCAAAGTCTTGTGGGATTGGCTCAGGCCTGGGGATGGGGGCGGGGATTGTCCATGAGCATCAGGACGGGGTGGACGAGCCTATTGTCATGGTCGCGCCTCTGTCGAGCCAACGAGCGTTCAACACGCTGCCGTCCGTCGACAGCGCTGTGGAGTCCTGGGACGGATCCAACATGGAAAGCAGCTTTACCACCCCGG CGCCACCGTTTCAGTCGTCTCCGTACAGTTTCCACGAGTGGCGCAACGCCAAGACAACCAACAGCCAATCATCTTCCTCCACTCGCCAGAGAGCCAATCCGCTGTCAGATCTGGGCCTGAGCGACGATGACTGGGACCGCCCACCACTTGGAGG cGGCTGTAATCTGCCCAGCGGTCTAATCAGTGACAGCAG gTTCACTGTGGGACACGACGGGACGGAACCGGACCAGGAGGAGAACTTCTGGTCTCAGGCTCTGGAGGATCTGGAGACCTGCGGCCAGAGCGGCATCctcagagagctggag GCAACCATCATGTCcggctccagcctcagtctgaaCCATGACCCCGCCCCCCTGCGCAGCACACTGGGACGCCAAGCGAGCTTCCAGGAACGCAGCAACTCCAAGCCGCAG GTGACCACTCGTTCCAACACCTTGCCCTCTGACCCCCAGCGCCGAGCCTTCGCCATGAGGAAGATGAGGCAGGAAGTCAATGAGATCCTGAACCAGAACCCTGTGGAGCTCCAcaag cTGACTCTAGAGAAGGCCTCAGATCTGGAGGATTTCGGTTTCAGCGTTTCTGACGGTATGTTGGACCGCGGCGTCTACGTTAACAACATCCGACCGGGAGGCCCGGCAGAGCGGGGCGGCCTCCGGGCTTACGACCGAATACTCCAG ATTAACCACGTGCGGACCAGGGACTTCGACTGCTGCCTCGTCGTTCCGCTGATCGCCGAGTCTCCGAACCATCTGGAGCTCGTCATCAGCCGaaaccccacctcctcctccctgctggCCAATCACACTGACGGCATCACCAACAGCAGCCACTCCCCTCAGCCAATCGGCAGCGAGCTGGGACCATCGGAGCTCTGCATTGGCCACGGGGAGGATGGTGTTCCGATCAAGTGGAGCCAACCGGGTGACGGTCTGGGTGCGGGGCTTGGGATGGGTCAGGTGAATAATAATTCCTTATAG
- the grip1 gene encoding glutamate receptor-interacting protein 1 isoform X9 — protein sequence MPGWKKNIPACLQPDQEGDEFRGCSVVELMKKEGTTLGLTVSGGIDKDGKPRVSNLRQGGIAARSDQLNVGDYIRAVNGINLAKFRHDEIISLLKNVGERVVLEVEYELPPVSVQGSGVMFKNVEVTLHKEGNSFGFVIRGGAHEDRNKSRPIVITTIRPGGPADREGTVKPGDRLLSIDGIRLHGSTLSEAMSILKQCGQEATLLLEYDVSVMDSVATASGPLLVEVAKATGSSLGVALSTSLFCSKQVIVIDKVKPASIADRCGALHAGDHILSVDGKSMEFCSLAEATQLLSASCQTVRMEILPQHQARPALNAPQHVKVQRSPRTLPWETGGSAPILPPYHYNTYHPDQSGARSHNRHTNNPPLSHSFSPGSMSAYSLSSLNMSTLPRNMYPTSPRGTLMRRKGKKKDFKSSLSLASSTVGLAGQVVHTETTEVMLLGDGIMGFGLQLQGGVFATETLSSPPLIAYIDPDSPAERCGILQIGDRILSINGVPTEDSTLEETNQLLRDSSITAQLTLEIEFDVAESVIPSSGTFHVKLPKKPGVELGITISSPSNRKPGDPLIISDIKKGSVAHRTGTLELGDKLLAIDNIRVENCSMEEAVQILQQCEELVKLKIRKDEDNSDEQEVSGSIIYTVELQRYGGPLGITISGTEEPFDPIIISSLSKGGLAERTGAIHVGDRILAINSSSLKGKPLSEAICLLQQAGETVTLKIKKQGDLSPKSCGIGSGLGMGAGIVHEHQDGVDEPIVMVAPLSSQRAFNTLPSVDSAVESWDGSNMESSFTTPAPPFQSSPYSFHEWRNAKTTNSQSSSSTRQRANPLSDLGLSDDDWDRPPLGGGCNLPSGLISDSRFTVGHDGTEPDQEENFWSQALEDLETCGQSGILRELEESGKETHLLTLATIMSGSSLSLNHDPAPLRSTLGRQASFQERSNSKPQVTTRSNTLPSDPQRRAFAMRKMRQEVNEILNQNPVELHKLTLEKASDLEDFGFSVSDGMLDRGVYVNNIRPGGPAERGGLRAYDRILQINHVRTRDFDCCLVVPLIAESPNHLELVISRNPTSSSLLANHTDGITNSSHSPQPIGSELGPSELCIGHGEDGVPIKWSQPGDGLGAGLGMGQVNNNSL from the exons atGAGTTTCGGGGCTGCTCGGTGGTGGAGCTGATGAAGAAGGAGGGGACGACGCTCGGACTGACGGTCTCAGGCGGCATCGATAAAGATGGGAAGCCCCGGGTTTCAAACCTGCGACAGGGAGGCATCGCTGCCAG GAGCGACCAGTTGAACGTTGGCGACTACATCCGAGCCGTTAACGGCATCAACCTGGCCAAGTTCAGACACGATGAAATCATCAGTCTGCTGAAGAACGTCGGAGAACGAGTCGTGCTGGAGGTCGAGTACGAACTACCGCCGGTCT CGGtgcaggggtcaggggtcatgTTTAAGAACGTAGAAGTCACGCTTCACAAAGAAGGAAACAGCTTCGGCTTCGTCATCAGAG gtggAGCTCATGAAGACAGGAACAAGTCACGGCCGATAGTCATAACAACAATCCGGCCTGGCGGTCCGGCTGACAG agaaGGAACCGTGAAGCCGGGCGACCGGTTGCTAAGCATCGATGGGATCCGTCTCCACGGCAGCACGCTATCGGAGGCCATGAGCATCCTGAAGCAGTGCGGGCAGGAAGCCACGCTGCTGTTGGAGTACGACGTCTCAGTGATGG ATTCGGTTGCCACGGCGTCCGGGCCGCTGCTGGTGGAGGTTGCCAAGGCGACGGGCTCTAGTCTGGGCGTGGCTCTGTCCACCTCATTGTTCTGCAGCAAGCAGGTCATCGTCATCGACAAGGTCAAACCAGCCAGCATAGCAGACAG GTGTGGTGCTCTTCATGCAGGAGATCACATCCTGTCTGTTGACGGGAAGTCGATGGAGTTTTGTTCTCTGGCTGAAGCCACTCAGCTGCTCTCTGCCTCCTGTCAGACCGTCCGCATGGAGATCCTGCCACAACACCAGGCCCGACCGGCCCTGAACGCACCACAGCACg tcaagGTGCAGCGTAGTCCCCGCACCCTCCCCTGGGAGACTGGAGGCTCCGCTCCCATCCTCCCCCCCTACCACTACAACACGTACCACCCCGACCAATCTGGTGCCAGATCGCACAACCGCCACACAAACAACCCTC ctctcagcCACTCGTTCTCTCCCGGCTCCATGTCGGCCTACAGCCTCTCGTCCCTCAACATGAGCACCCTGCCAAGGAACATGTATCCCACGAGTCCACGGGGCACGCTGATGAGGAGGAAGGGCAAGAAGAAGGACTTCAAGAGTTCCT TGTCTCTTGCGTCCAGCACCGTGGGTCTCGCCGGTCAGGTCGTTCACACGGAAACCACGGAGGTGATGTTGCTAGGCGACGGCATCATGGGGTTCGGCCTGCAGCTGCAGGGTGGAGTCTTCGCCACGGAAACGCTCTCCTCGCCGCCGCTCATCGCTTACATCGACCCCGACAGCCCGGCGGAGAG gtgtggtATCCTGCAGATCGGCGACAGGATTTTGTCCATAAACGGAGTTCCTACTGAAGACTCGACTCTGGAAGAAACTaatcagctgctcagagactcgTCCATCACCGCTCAACTCACACTGGAGATTGAGTTCGACGTGGCCG AGTCGGTCATTCCCAGTTCAGGAACGTTTCATGTGAAGCTCCCAAAGAAACCCGGAGTGGAGCTGGGAATCACCATCAGCT ctccGTCCAACAGGAAACCAGGTGATCCTCTGATCATCTCTGACATCAAGAAAGGCAGCGTcgcacacag gacGGGAACGTTGGAGCTCGGCGACAAGCTGCTCGCCATCGATAACATCCGGGTGGAGAACTGCTCCATGGAGGAAGCTGTTCAGATCCTGCAGCAGTGTGAGGAGCTCGTTAAACTGAAGATCCGAAAAGACGAAGACAACTCGG ATGAACAGGAAGTGTCTGGTAGCATCATCTACACGGTGGAGCTGCAGAGGTACGGAGGCCCGCTGGGAATCACCATCTCCGGCACCGAAGAGCCCTTCGACCCCATCATCATCTCCTCACTGAGCAAGGGAGGGCTGGCTGAGAG GACCGGTGCGATCCATGTCGGTGATCGTATTCTGGCGATCAACAGCAGCAGTCTGAAGGGGAAACCTCTGAGCGAAGCCATCTGTCTGCTGCAACAAGCTGGAGAGACGGTCACACTGAAGATCAAGAAGCAGGGAGACC tgTCCCCAAAGTCTTGTGGGATTGGCTCAGGCCTGGGGATGGGGGCGGGGATTGTCCATGAGCATCAGGACGGGGTGGACGAGCCTATTGTCATGGTCGCGCCTCTGTCGAGCCAACGAGCGTTCAACACGCTGCCGTCCGTCGACAGCGCTGTGGAGTCCTGGGACGGATCCAACATGGAAAGCAGCTTTACCACCCCGG CGCCACCGTTTCAGTCGTCTCCGTACAGTTTCCACGAGTGGCGCAACGCCAAGACAACCAACAGCCAATCATCTTCCTCCACTCGCCAGAGAGCCAATCCGCTGTCAGATCTGGGCCTGAGCGACGATGACTGGGACCGCCCACCACTTGGAGG cGGCTGTAATCTGCCCAGCGGTCTAATCAGTGACAGCAG gTTCACTGTGGGACACGACGGGACGGAACCGGACCAGGAGGAGAACTTCTGGTCTCAGGCTCTGGAGGATCTGGAGACCTGCGGCCAGAGCGGCATCctcagagagctggag GAGTCTGGAAAGGAGACGCACCTCCTCACTCTG GCAACCATCATGTCcggctccagcctcagtctgaaCCATGACCCCGCCCCCCTGCGCAGCACACTGGGACGCCAAGCGAGCTTCCAGGAACGCAGCAACTCCAAGCCGCAG GTGACCACTCGTTCCAACACCTTGCCCTCTGACCCCCAGCGCCGAGCCTTCGCCATGAGGAAGATGAGGCAGGAAGTCAATGAGATCCTGAACCAGAACCCTGTGGAGCTCCAcaag cTGACTCTAGAGAAGGCCTCAGATCTGGAGGATTTCGGTTTCAGCGTTTCTGACGGTATGTTGGACCGCGGCGTCTACGTTAACAACATCCGACCGGGAGGCCCGGCAGAGCGGGGCGGCCTCCGGGCTTACGACCGAATACTCCAG ATTAACCACGTGCGGACCAGGGACTTCGACTGCTGCCTCGTCGTTCCGCTGATCGCCGAGTCTCCGAACCATCTGGAGCTCGTCATCAGCCGaaaccccacctcctcctccctgctggCCAATCACACTGACGGCATCACCAACAGCAGCCACTCCCCTCAGCCAATCGGCAGCGAGCTGGGACCATCGGAGCTCTGCATTGGCCACGGGGAGGATGGTGTTCCGATCAAGTGGAGCCAACCGGGTGACGGTCTGGGTGCGGGGCTTGGGATGGGTCAGGTGAATAATAATTCCTTATAG
- the grip1 gene encoding glutamate receptor-interacting protein 1 isoform X5 encodes MPGWKKNIPACLQPDQEGDEGPYAKHSAGSRPPDGALAIRRQSIPDEFRGCSVVELMKKEGTTLGLTVSGGIDKDGKPRVSNLRQGGIAARSDQLNVGDYIRAVNGINLAKFRHDEIISLLKNVGERVVLEVEYELPPVSVQGSGVMFKNVEVTLHKEGNSFGFVIRGGAHEDRNKSRPIVITTIRPGGPADREGTVKPGDRLLSIDGIRLHGSTLSEAMSILKQCGQEATLLLEYDVSVMDSVATASGPLLVEVAKATGSSLGVALSTSLFCSKQVIVIDKVKPASIADRCGALHAGDHILSVDGKSMEFCSLAEATQLLSASCQTVRMEILPQHQARPALNAPQHVKVQRSPRTLPWETGGSAPILPPYHYNTYHPDQSGARSHNRHTNNPPLSHSFSPGSMSAYSLSSLNMSTLPRNMYPTSPRGTLMRRKGKKKDFKSSLSLASSTVGLAGQVVHTETTEVMLLGDGIMGFGLQLQGGVFATETLSSPPLIAYIDPDSPAERCGILQIGDRILSINGVPTEDSTLEETNQLLRDSSITAQLTLEIEFDVAESVIPSSGTFHVKLPKKPGVELGITISSPSNRKPGDPLIISDIKKGSVAHRTGTLELGDKLLAIDNIRVENCSMEEAVQILQQCEELVKLKIRKDEDNSDEQEVSGSIIYTVELQRYGGPLGITISGTEEPFDPIIISSLSKGGLAERTGAIHVGDRILAINSSSLKGKPLSEAICLLQQAGETVTLKIKKQGDLSPKSCGIGSGLGMGAGIVHEHQDGVDEPIVMVAPLSSQRAFNTLPSVDSAVESWDGSNMESSFTTPAPPFQSSPYSFHEWRNAKTTNSQSSSSTRQRANPLSDLGLSDDDWDRPPLGGGCNLPSGLISDSRFTVGHDGTEPDQEENFWSQALEDLETCGQSGILRELEESGKETHLLTLATIMSGSSLSLNHDPAPLRSTLGRQASFQERSNSKPQVTTRSNTLPSDPQRRAFAMRKMRQEVNEILNQNPVELHKLTLEKASDLEDFGFSVSDGMLDRGVYVNNIRPGGPAERGGLRAYDRILQINHVRTRDFDCCLVVPLIAESPNHLELVISRNPTSSSLLANHTDGITNSSHSPQPIGSELGPSELCIGHGEDGVPIKWSQPGDGLGAGLGMGQVNNNSL; translated from the exons atGAGTTTCGGGGCTGCTCGGTGGTGGAGCTGATGAAGAAGGAGGGGACGACGCTCGGACTGACGGTCTCAGGCGGCATCGATAAAGATGGGAAGCCCCGGGTTTCAAACCTGCGACAGGGAGGCATCGCTGCCAG GAGCGACCAGTTGAACGTTGGCGACTACATCCGAGCCGTTAACGGCATCAACCTGGCCAAGTTCAGACACGATGAAATCATCAGTCTGCTGAAGAACGTCGGAGAACGAGTCGTGCTGGAGGTCGAGTACGAACTACCGCCGGTCT CGGtgcaggggtcaggggtcatgTTTAAGAACGTAGAAGTCACGCTTCACAAAGAAGGAAACAGCTTCGGCTTCGTCATCAGAG gtggAGCTCATGAAGACAGGAACAAGTCACGGCCGATAGTCATAACAACAATCCGGCCTGGCGGTCCGGCTGACAG agaaGGAACCGTGAAGCCGGGCGACCGGTTGCTAAGCATCGATGGGATCCGTCTCCACGGCAGCACGCTATCGGAGGCCATGAGCATCCTGAAGCAGTGCGGGCAGGAAGCCACGCTGCTGTTGGAGTACGACGTCTCAGTGATGG ATTCGGTTGCCACGGCGTCCGGGCCGCTGCTGGTGGAGGTTGCCAAGGCGACGGGCTCTAGTCTGGGCGTGGCTCTGTCCACCTCATTGTTCTGCAGCAAGCAGGTCATCGTCATCGACAAGGTCAAACCAGCCAGCATAGCAGACAG GTGTGGTGCTCTTCATGCAGGAGATCACATCCTGTCTGTTGACGGGAAGTCGATGGAGTTTTGTTCTCTGGCTGAAGCCACTCAGCTGCTCTCTGCCTCCTGTCAGACCGTCCGCATGGAGATCCTGCCACAACACCAGGCCCGACCGGCCCTGAACGCACCACAGCACg tcaagGTGCAGCGTAGTCCCCGCACCCTCCCCTGGGAGACTGGAGGCTCCGCTCCCATCCTCCCCCCCTACCACTACAACACGTACCACCCCGACCAATCTGGTGCCAGATCGCACAACCGCCACACAAACAACCCTC ctctcagcCACTCGTTCTCTCCCGGCTCCATGTCGGCCTACAGCCTCTCGTCCCTCAACATGAGCACCCTGCCAAGGAACATGTATCCCACGAGTCCACGGGGCACGCTGATGAGGAGGAAGGGCAAGAAGAAGGACTTCAAGAGTTCCT TGTCTCTTGCGTCCAGCACCGTGGGTCTCGCCGGTCAGGTCGTTCACACGGAAACCACGGAGGTGATGTTGCTAGGCGACGGCATCATGGGGTTCGGCCTGCAGCTGCAGGGTGGAGTCTTCGCCACGGAAACGCTCTCCTCGCCGCCGCTCATCGCTTACATCGACCCCGACAGCCCGGCGGAGAG gtgtggtATCCTGCAGATCGGCGACAGGATTTTGTCCATAAACGGAGTTCCTACTGAAGACTCGACTCTGGAAGAAACTaatcagctgctcagagactcgTCCATCACCGCTCAACTCACACTGGAGATTGAGTTCGACGTGGCCG AGTCGGTCATTCCCAGTTCAGGAACGTTTCATGTGAAGCTCCCAAAGAAACCCGGAGTGGAGCTGGGAATCACCATCAGCT ctccGTCCAACAGGAAACCAGGTGATCCTCTGATCATCTCTGACATCAAGAAAGGCAGCGTcgcacacag gacGGGAACGTTGGAGCTCGGCGACAAGCTGCTCGCCATCGATAACATCCGGGTGGAGAACTGCTCCATGGAGGAAGCTGTTCAGATCCTGCAGCAGTGTGAGGAGCTCGTTAAACTGAAGATCCGAAAAGACGAAGACAACTCGG ATGAACAGGAAGTGTCTGGTAGCATCATCTACACGGTGGAGCTGCAGAGGTACGGAGGCCCGCTGGGAATCACCATCTCCGGCACCGAAGAGCCCTTCGACCCCATCATCATCTCCTCACTGAGCAAGGGAGGGCTGGCTGAGAG GACCGGTGCGATCCATGTCGGTGATCGTATTCTGGCGATCAACAGCAGCAGTCTGAAGGGGAAACCTCTGAGCGAAGCCATCTGTCTGCTGCAACAAGCTGGAGAGACGGTCACACTGAAGATCAAGAAGCAGGGAGACC tgTCCCCAAAGTCTTGTGGGATTGGCTCAGGCCTGGGGATGGGGGCGGGGATTGTCCATGAGCATCAGGACGGGGTGGACGAGCCTATTGTCATGGTCGCGCCTCTGTCGAGCCAACGAGCGTTCAACACGCTGCCGTCCGTCGACAGCGCTGTGGAGTCCTGGGACGGATCCAACATGGAAAGCAGCTTTACCACCCCGG CGCCACCGTTTCAGTCGTCTCCGTACAGTTTCCACGAGTGGCGCAACGCCAAGACAACCAACAGCCAATCATCTTCCTCCACTCGCCAGAGAGCCAATCCGCTGTCAGATCTGGGCCTGAGCGACGATGACTGGGACCGCCCACCACTTGGAGG cGGCTGTAATCTGCCCAGCGGTCTAATCAGTGACAGCAG gTTCACTGTGGGACACGACGGGACGGAACCGGACCAGGAGGAGAACTTCTGGTCTCAGGCTCTGGAGGATCTGGAGACCTGCGGCCAGAGCGGCATCctcagagagctggag GAGTCTGGAAAGGAGACGCACCTCCTCACTCTG GCAACCATCATGTCcggctccagcctcagtctgaaCCATGACCCCGCCCCCCTGCGCAGCACACTGGGACGCCAAGCGAGCTTCCAGGAACGCAGCAACTCCAAGCCGCAG GTGACCACTCGTTCCAACACCTTGCCCTCTGACCCCCAGCGCCGAGCCTTCGCCATGAGGAAGATGAGGCAGGAAGTCAATGAGATCCTGAACCAGAACCCTGTGGAGCTCCAcaag cTGACTCTAGAGAAGGCCTCAGATCTGGAGGATTTCGGTTTCAGCGTTTCTGACGGTATGTTGGACCGCGGCGTCTACGTTAACAACATCCGACCGGGAGGCCCGGCAGAGCGGGGCGGCCTCCGGGCTTACGACCGAATACTCCAG ATTAACCACGTGCGGACCAGGGACTTCGACTGCTGCCTCGTCGTTCCGCTGATCGCCGAGTCTCCGAACCATCTGGAGCTCGTCATCAGCCGaaaccccacctcctcctccctgctggCCAATCACACTGACGGCATCACCAACAGCAGCCACTCCCCTCAGCCAATCGGCAGCGAGCTGGGACCATCGGAGCTCTGCATTGGCCACGGGGAGGATGGTGTTCCGATCAAGTGGAGCCAACCGGGTGACGGTCTGGGTGCGGGGCTTGGGATGGGTCAGGTGAATAATAATTCCTTATAG